A stretch of the Nicotiana tabacum cultivar K326 chromosome 6, ASM71507v2, whole genome shotgun sequence genome encodes the following:
- the LOC142181720 gene encoding uncharacterized protein LOC142181720: protein MGRKHRARRWWRRGQYHSSIQVVVESVASAMSVPSFSLFSDSQSLFSRNPSSSHVENTTENVELEGGKGNNINASLVDETPYLSLPDTNFEPVIGGVPMTDKGKGKVVENSELGGSRREFVPKTETQPVNVDCSDDSQLKKKKIGIAPKKCWDFLVLMDLDYKPKVDWDTNYHIRIMHHLLIREVHHEVKNEIRFVVNDSRLRFGLGEFALVTGLKCKGDTSIESIAENRLISKYFETASMTFAQLAECFKKKKWETDDDALKIAVLYFVNNFLLSQLKTKVISRSYIDLVECGDFNSYPWGIDVYKATIDSCSNKFQDKPSFYRLGGFPLALQTWLYECCPSLDGHFADHLGNKLPRILNWVVMGQIPNERVALQMCSLQREQLKNITSTDDEKQLFDVRGLNFEIEVECTDSQPDSFQVFGTQLPKTQSMYESTGGDSQPTNAEVMKELQALKLFVETKFEENKQQDNDPDFREMHNDYDQFESCHVGNNPVVLGDSTPKAPSISGFGGVGQDGGTTGVNVKNVTASDGVVNDDFGLDSNFELSASAIDQITAITQQATYKQSSHDVKKSGPALLPSGIPVQIRANVVIESNTTSQACRVDNVGQVDVGGSNVNLPSGGRRNVNHFGNELTTRAVNKSKPDQSVSRSIVQIQTDIETTPAVFARRRRPAAVKQSPYRNDWQSGVSAVGGSSKVIKGRFPFVNDISEFVDFKLMTAFSNFVEANMQLGECIFVSMEVYLPGDQKLEPCFDFEVEQIDDKTFFHTLNYSGRPLSSSEEGEYGINMPIKVITTDTLFHNIIQRVFTEFVKGGKQDHLIDRSDDIMEYMKEFRMHCNTPWHQVDHVIFPINLAEIWHWILGCVSFHKRCFYVYDSLRSRKHKKAIQKVEESYVVLIPLFLVSIEFYNQRSDIVVENGLHMGKKLTNPFEIELITNLSTQQNSDCRVYIAYFAEYIIEDLPIPVTNFDVDGLRARFGKLLWHYGRNKQLHGESSESEAPVAPKKTHGKKHKK, encoded by the exons ATGGGTCGGAAGCATCGTGCGCGTAGATGGTGGCGTCGTGGACAATATCATTCTTCAATACAAGTAGTTGTTGAATCCGTTGCCTCAGCCATGTCTGTTCctagtttttccttattttccgATTCTCAGTCTCTATTTAGTCGTAACCCTAGCAGTAGTCATGTTGAAAACACAACTGAAAATGTAGAATTAGAGGGTGGAAAAGGCAACAATATTAATGCTTCGTTAGTCGATGAAACTCCCTACCTGTCATTACCCGACACAAATTTCGAACCAGTCATAGGAGGTGTTCCTATGACTGATaagggaaaaggtaaagttgttgAGAATTCTGAGTTAGGGGGAAGCCGACGTGAATTCGTGCCTAAAACAGAGACTCAACCAGTAAATGTTGATTGTAGCGATGATTCTcagttaaagaagaaaaaaattggtATCGCACCCAAGAAG TGTTGGGATTTCCTTGTGCTTATGGACTTAGATTATAAACCAAAGGTTGATTGGGATACCAACTACCat ATTCGGATTATGCACCATTTGCTTATTAGAGAAGTACATCATGAGGTGAAAAATGAGATTCGATTTGTAGTGAATGATTCTAGGTTGCGCTTTGGCTTGGGTGAATTTGCACTTGTTACTGGGTTGAAATGTAAGGGTGATACAAGTATAGAGAGCATAGCAGAGAATaggttgatttcaaaatattttgagACTGCATCCATGACATTTGCTCAACTAGCAGAATGttttaagaagaagaaatgggaaaCAGATGATGATGCGTTGAAGATAGCAGTTCTTTATTTTGTGAACAACTTCTTACtttctcaactcaaaacaaaGGTTATTTCACGGTCTTACATTGACTTGGTTGAGTGCGGTGATTTCAATAGTTATCCCTGGGGTATAGATGTTTATAAAGCTACAATTGACTCGTGTTCCAACAAGTTTCAAGATAAGCCTTCTTTTTATAGACTCGGTGGCTTCCCGTTGGCTTTACAGACTTGGTTGTATGAATGCTGCCCAAGTTTGGATGGTCACTTTGCTGATCATCTTGGAAACAAACTTCCACGAATTTTGAATTGGGTAGTCATGGGTCAAATACCGAATGAGCGAGTTGCTTTGCAAATGTGTAGCTTGCAACGCGAGCAG CTAAAGAACATCACCTCAACTGATGATGAGAAGCAACTATTTGATGTGCGTGGTCTAAACTTTGAAATTGAAGTTGAATGCACTGACAGTCAGCCCGATAGCTTTCAGGTTTTTGGCACTCAATTACCAAAGACACAAAGTATGTATGAAAGTACTGGAGGTGATTCCCAACCTACCAATGCTGAGGTAATGAAGGAGTTACaagctttgaagctttttgtAGAGACCAAGTTTGAGGAG AATAAGCAACAAGATAATGATCCTGACTTTCGTGAGATGCATAATGATTATGACCAGTTTGAAAGTTGCCACGTTGGGAATAATCCTGTAGTTCTTGGAGATAGCACGCCCAAAGCGCCTTCTA TATCTGGTTTTGGTGGGGTTGGTCAAGATGGAGGTACCACTGGTGTTAATGTGAAGAACGTCACAGCAAGTGATGGTGTAGTTAATGATGATTTTGGCTTAGATTCTAACTTTGAACTGTCTGCATCTGCAATTGATCAAATCACCGCCATTACACAACAAGCAACATATAAGCAGTCATCTCATGATGTTAAAAAGTCGGGTCCTGCTCTGCTGCCATCAGGAATCCCTGTACAGATACGAGCAAATGTTGTTATTGAGTCTAATACTACTTCACAGG CATGTCGGGTTGATAATGTTGGTCAAGTGGATGTTGGTGGCAGTAATGTGAATTTGCCTTCTG GAGGGAGACGTAATGTAAATCATTTTGGAAATGAACTGACAACTCGTGCTGTAAATAAGTCTAAACCTGATCAGTCGGTATCAAGAAGTATTGTCCAGATACAAACAGACATTGAAACTACTCCTGCAGTTTTCGCACGGAGAAGGCGCCCCGCAGCTGTAAAACAGTCGCCGTATAGGAATGACTGGCAATCTGGTGTTAGTGCAGTTGGGGGATCCTCGAAGGTTATCAAAGGAAGATTTCCATTTGTAAATGACATTTCAGAGTTTGTTGATTTTAAGCTTATGACTGCATTCTCAAACTTTGTTGAAGCAAACATGCAATTGGGAGAGTGCATATTCGTTTCCAT GGAAGTGTATTTACCTGGTGATCAAAAGCTAGAGCCTTGTTTTGACTTTGAAGTTGAACAGATTGATGATAAGACGTTTTTCCATACCTTAAACTATTCTGGCAGGCCGCTCTCTAGTTCG GAAGAAGGCGAATATGGAATTAATATGCCAATCAAAGTTATAACTACAGATACTCTTTTTCATAATATCATTCAAAGGGTTTTCACAGAATTTGTAAAAGGTGGGAAACAAGATCATTTGATTGATAGATCAGACGATATCATGGAGTACATGAAAGAATTTAGGATGCATTGCAACACTCCATGGCACCAGGTTGATCATGTCATTTTTCCAATTAATTTGGCAGAAATTTGGCATTGGATATTGGGGTGTGTGTCATTCCACAAGAGATGTTTTTACGTATATGACTCGCTACGTAGTCGAAAGCACAAAAAAGCTATTCAAAAAGTGGAAGAGTCTTAtgttgtgttgatccccctaTTTCTAGTTAGTATTGAATTTTATAACCAAAGAAGTGACATTGTAGTAGAAAATGGTCTGCACATGGGAAAGAAGTTGACTAATCCTTTTGAGATTGAACTGATTACAAATCTGTCAACACAGCAAAATTC AGATTGTAGAGTATATATTGCTTACTTTGCTGAGTATATTATTGAAGATCTTCCAATCCCTGTTACCAATTTTGATGTGGATGGTCTTCGAGCTAGGTTTGGTAAACTGTTGTGGCACTATGGGAGGAACAAGCAGTTGCATGGCGAATCAAGTGAATCTGAGGCTCCAGTAGCACCTAAAAAGACTCATGGAAAGAAACACAAGAAGTAG